ACGCAGCGGTCAAGGCCGCCACTGACGCAGACTATATCGTCCTGTGTGTCGGCGAAAACAGCTACACAGAAAAACCAGGTGACTTGCACGAGTTGACTCTGTCGAGCAATCAAATTGATTTGGCCAAAGCCCTCTCTAAGACTGGCAAACCGATCATACTCGTACTCAACGAAGGGCGCCCGCGCATCATCAGAGACATCGCAGGACTCAGCCACGCCATCATACAGACCTACCTCCCGGGCAACTTCGGAGGAGACGCCTTGGCAGACATTCTCTTTGGCAAGGTCAACCCGAGTGGCAAACTACCCTACACCTACCCGATGTATACCAATACCCTGGTGACCTACGACCACAAACCCTCGGAGGAGCAGGACAAAATGGAAGGAATGTATGACTATGAATCAGATTTTGCCGTACAATTCCCCTTTGGATTTGGGCTGAGTTACACGACATTCGCCTACAGCGACCTCCAGCTCAGCGCATCTTCCATCAATGCAACCGATGAGCTGACCGTCAGTGTCAAACTCACCAACACGGGAGACAGAGAAGGCAAAGAAGTCGTCCAGCTCTACTCTTCGGACCTCTATGCATCCATCTCTCCAGACCTCAACCGACTCAGGAGATTTGACAAAGTATCCCTGAAAGCTGGAGAATCAAAAACAATTTCCTTCACCCTCACAGGGAGAGATTTGGCTTTCGTCGGCCAAGACCTCAACTGGGTCGTGGAAAAAGGAGATTTCGAAATCAAAATCGGAGACCAAAGTGCAAAACTAAACGTCACCGAAACCAAGACATTCGGTCAAGTCGATCGGATACTATGATGCTATTAGTAACAGCATAAATTAGTAATATTTAGTAATAATCATGAAGGTCGTCTCGGTAGTCATGCACTGAGACGACCAGATTGGTGTCCCTTTCGGGAAAACGAACCCTACAGCCTATTCGGCTCCAAAAACCATAAACTGCCTCAAATTTTGAACGTTTCTCAGTAGAGGGTGAAATCATTAGATACCTTGAGGTAGTTTTATCTTCACAGAGATTAACACCAGGCGTGCCATGAAAAACACCGTACTCTTAACGCTCCTACTCCTCGGTCTATCGAGCCTAGTTTTGGCACAAAAACGAGGCATGGCCTATGGCTACCACAGCCCCCAAGACCTGGCAGCCCTCTCTCCCAATGTCACCTGGTGGTACAACTGGTCCGAGACACCTGAAAGCACCGTAGCGGACAGCTATGCCCAATACGGGTTTGAGTTTGTCCCCATGACATGGAACGGTCAGTACGACGAAGACAAACTCCGCCACTACCTGAACAGCCACCCAGAGGTCAAGTACCTCTTGGCCTTCAACGAACCCAACTTCCTAGAGCAAGCCAACATGACGCCTGCAGAAGTAGCAGCAGCCTGGCCTCAACTGGAGGCCATTGCCGATGACTTTGACCTGCTCATCGTCGGTCCAGCCGTCAACTACTGTGGAGACTGTGTCGCCATCGAAGGTACCGACGGAGAAACCTACACAGACCCCGTACGCTATCTCGATGACTTTTTTGCGGCTTGTGTAGATTGTCGTGTAGACTACATCGCCGCACATACCTACGTCAACACCATCGGAGCTTTGGAGTGGTTCGTCGGACTATTCGAAAAATACAACCAACCCCTCTGGCTCACCGAATTTGCTGGATGGGAAGAAAATGGAGTTGTCAACAGCGTAGAAGACCAAGAAGCCTTCATGGAGTCAGCCTTAGAATTCCTGGACAACAACCCCTCGGTGTTCCGCTATGCGTGGTTTATCGGCCGCACAAGTGGTGGCATCACCAGCTACCCCTACATCGACCTCCTCGGAGCAAACGGCCAGCTCACTTCCCTAGGAGACATCTACGTCTCTGACCCTGTCATCCGTGACGTCAACAAAGTCGTGGATATCCCGGCTGTCATCTATGCCGAGGACTACAACTACATGGAAGGCATATCCCTCGAAAAAACCAGCGACAGCTATGGAGACAAAAGTGTCGGATACATCGATGCGGGAGATTGGCTAGAGTACAAAATCAACGTCTCCGAGAGCCAAAACTATGACCTATACTTCCGCTTTGCGTCTACGCAAGCAGCACAGTTCCAGCTACTCATTGATGGAATACAGGTCCTCACCCAAGCGCTCCCCAACAGCGGTGGATGGGACAACTGGACCACCATAGACAACAGCATGGACTTGAACGAAGGCACACATACCCTTCGGTTGGTCGCTACTACGGCGGGGTTCAACCTCAACTTCATCGGCATAGGAGCCGAACCTGACCCGATCCTTTCGACCCCTGTCCCCTCTGGGGTTCGTCTCTATCCCAACCCCACACAAGGGCAAGTGACCATCGAAGGGATCAATGACATCCAGCAAGTCACCGTGCGGGACCTATCGGGCCATGTCGTCTACACAAGCACGGGCACACTGTCCTTGGATCTGGCGCACCTCTCCCCTGGCATCTACCTGCTTCACATCCAAAACTCCACAGCCCCTAGCACACAACTGAAAATCTCAATTCTATACTGATACGCCTACCATGGATTGATGAAGTCCTTGGCGGAATAGACATGAGTCCT
The DNA window shown above is from Reichenbachiella sp. 5M10 and carries:
- a CDS encoding glycosyl hydrolase: MKNTVLLTLLLLGLSSLVLAQKRGMAYGYHSPQDLAALSPNVTWWYNWSETPESTVADSYAQYGFEFVPMTWNGQYDEDKLRHYLNSHPEVKYLLAFNEPNFLEQANMTPAEVAAAWPQLEAIADDFDLLIVGPAVNYCGDCVAIEGTDGETYTDPVRYLDDFFAACVDCRVDYIAAHTYVNTIGALEWFVGLFEKYNQPLWLTEFAGWEENGVVNSVEDQEAFMESALEFLDNNPSVFRYAWFIGRTSGGITSYPYIDLLGANGQLTSLGDIYVSDPVIRDVNKVVDIPAVIYAEDYNYMEGISLEKTSDSYGDKSVGYIDAGDWLEYKINVSESQNYDLYFRFASTQAAQFQLLIDGIQVLTQALPNSGGWDNWTTIDNSMDLNEGTHTLRLVATTAGFNLNFIGIGAEPDPILSTPVPSGVRLYPNPTQGQVTIEGINDIQQVTVRDLSGHVVYTSTGTLSLDLAHLSPGIYLLHIQNSTAPSTQLKISILY